The proteins below are encoded in one region of Thermosulfurimonas marina:
- the groES gene encoding co-chaperone GroES, translating into MKIKPLHDRILVKRLEEEEKTESGIIIPDTAKEKPVMGKVIAVGDGRILENGQKQPLAVKEGDKILFGKYAGTEVKIKGEEYLIMREDDVLAIIEE; encoded by the coding sequence ATGAAGATCAAACCGCTTCACGATCGTATTTTGGTCAAGCGCTTGGAAGAAGAGGAAAAGACGGAGTCGGGGATCATCATTCCAGACACCGCCAAAGAGAAGCCGGTCATGGGAAAGGTGATCGCCGTAGGTGACGGGCGCATCCTGGAAAACGGTCAAAAGCAGCCCCTGGCGGTCAAGGAAGGGGACAAGATCCTTTTCGGAAAGTATGCGGGCACCGAGGTCAAGATCAAGGGTGAGGAATACCTCATCATGCGTGAGGACGACGTTTTGGCCATTATTGAAGAATAA